TCAAAATACGCCCATCAACGCCTCGTCGCTGAGTGAATTCCAAGGCTACGACGTGTTTTTGATGGCTGAGAACACGCTGAACTTTAACAAAAGCATCGGCGAACATCACGTAAATGCGCTGATTGGCTACTCGGAGCAGGACACTAAATACCACAACACCAGCGCCCAAACCCAGGGGTTCACGTCGGTGCCGCAGTATTACTTCCAGCTTAGCTCCGGCCAAACCACGGGCGTGGTGACGGGCACCGAAAGCGAAATCACCCGGCGCTCATACTTCTCGCAAGTCACCTACGATTACAAGAACCGCTACCCGGTGCCGGGCAGCTTCCGGCGCGACGGCTCGTCGCGCTTTACGCCGCAAAACCGCTACGCTAACTTCGGAGCGGCCTCGCTGGGCTACCGCATCAGCGAAGAGGAGTTTTTCAAAAACGCCCTGCCGGCGGTGAGCAACCTGAAGCTGCGGGCCAGCTTTGGCATCATTGGCAACGAGCAGCTAACCGGGGCTTACAACGGCGCTTACCTGACCGCGCCCACCATTGCCCAGAGTGTGAACTACGTGCTGGGCACGAACCAGACCATCGTCAACGGCTCGACGCTGCTGCGCCTGCCCAGCCCCGACATTCGATGGGAGGAGCGCCGCACCAAGGACGTCGGCCTGGACGTGGCCTTCCTCGACAACCGCCTGAGCTTATCGGCCGACTACATCTCCGAAACGCGCAATGCCCTGGCCCCCTTGGTGCTGCCAGTGTACTTGGGCAACTTCGGCGGTAACCCGGTGCAGAACGCCGGCAACCTCGAAACCCGGGGCTTTGAACTGGCCCTGGGCTACCACGAAACAAAGAATGCCTTCACCTACGAGGCCGACTTCACGCTGACGACCTTAAAAAACCGGGTCACGGCGCTGCCCATTGCCGGCCAAGCCCTGCCCGACGGCGCCGGCATTACGAGCACGACGGTGGGCTAACCCGTGGGCGAGTTTTTCTGATTCCGTTTTCTGGCATTTTTCAGTCGAAGGACGAAGTCAATGCCTACAAAAACACCGCGGGTAAGATCATCCAGCCCTACGCCTCGGCTGGCGATGTGAAGTATGCCGACACCAACGACGACGGCGTGATTGACAGCAAAGACCGGGTATACACCGGTACCCCCTACCCCAAGCTGCAATACGGCCTGAACCTGAACGACCGCACCCGCACAACGCCCGAAAACTTCACCTCGGGCATCAACTTACGCGTGATTCGCTACGCCGACGTGCTGCTGCAAGCCGAAGCCCTGAACGAGCTGGGCCAAACGGCCACCGCCGTGCCCCTCGTGAACCAGGTGCGCCAGCGCATGGGCCTGGCCCCCATCAGCGCCGCCAACTACAACCAAACCAGCCTGCGCCTGTACATGCGCACCGAGCGCGGCCGCGAGCTGGCTGGCGAGGGCCAGCGCTGGTTCGACATCAACCGCTGGGGCCTGCTGGATAACCAAGCCGGCCTCAATGACCTGATTACCCGCGACTCCGACTTTACTAACTTCCGGCTGGGCGTTTCCAAGTATATGCCGATTCCCCAGAACGACATCGACATTGATCCGGGCGTCAAGCAGAACCCCGGTTACTAGCCACCCGGCCGCAGGGGCCCGCCCGTGCTCCGGGCGGGCCCTTTGCGGGCTTGGCACTGGTGGCGTGCGGGCGAAGGAGCCCACCGTTTAATAGAAAAAAAGCCGTTGTTTTGGGTTCTGCGGCGGACCCGCCGTGGTTTCTCACCTTCACGTTTCCGTTTCCCATGACCCACTTCCGTCGCCTCGGGGCGGGCAGCCTCGGCAGCTTGCTGCTGCTAGCCGCCTGCAACTCGCAGCCTTCCGCCCAGCAAAACACTGCTGGGGCCCCCACTGCCGCCACCGATTCCGTTCGCACCCCTTCCGCTGCCATGCCCACGTCCGCTTCCTTCGGCAAAACCACCGACGGCACCGAAGCCCGTCTGTTCACCCTCACCAACGCCCACGGCATGACGGTGACCATCAGTAGCTACGGCGGTACCATCACCCGCATCCAGGTGCCGGACAAGAACGGCAAAACCGGCGACGTGGTGCTGGGCTTCGACGAAGTAGGCGGCTACCAGAGCCCCGCCTTCGTGAAGTCGAACCCCTACTTCGGGGCCCTGATTGGGCGCTACGGCAACCGTATCAAGGGCGGTAAATTCACCTTGGGGGGCAAGACGTACTCCTTGGCCACCAACAATGGCCCCAACTCGCTGCACGGCGGCAAGTCGGGCTTCAACCAGAAAATCTGGACGGCCACGCCCGCCCGCTCGACCGACGGCCAGAGCCTGACGCTCAAGTACCTGAGCAAGGACGGCGAGGAAGGCTACCCCGGGGCCCTCGACGTGACGGTGGTGTACACCCTCACCGACGACAACGGCCTGCGCCTCGATTACACCGCCACCACCGACAAGGCCACGGTGCTCAACCTCACCAACCACGCCTACTTCAACCTGAGCCTGGGCCAGAGCAAGGACGTGCTGGCCCACGAGGTAACCCTGCCCGCCGACCGCTACACCGTGGTCGACGCCACCCTGATTCCGACCGGCGAGCTGCGCCCCGTTAAGGGCACGCCGTTTGACTTCACCGCGCCCCACGCCATCGGCGAGCGAATTGCGCAGGTGCCCGGCGGCTACGACCACAACTGGGTGCTAAACAAAACCACCGGCCAGCACAGCGCCGCCACCGTGTACGACCCCGCCTCGGGCCGCACCCTGGAAGTGAGCACCGACCAGCCCGGCGTGCAGTTCTACACCGGCAACTTCCTCGACGGCACCCTGACGGGCCACAACGGCACCGTGTACGGCAAGCACGCTGGCTTCTGCCTCGAAACCCAGCACTTCCCCGACTCGCCCAACCAGCCCAAGTTCCCAACTACGGAATTGAAGCCGGGCGAAACCTACCACACCACCACCACCTACACGTTTGGGGTGCGGAAATAAGGGATAATTATGAATTAAAAATTATGAATTGTGAATTGAAAATAGGTAGATCGGCAACGATAGTCGAATGGCTCTTTTTCAACCGGACAATCATAATTTTTAATTCATAATTCATAATTTTTAATTCATAATTAATACCCTCGTGCCAGAACAAACCGCCTCGCCGGCCTACGTCATTGGCCTCGACTACGGCACCGACTCGGTGCGCGCCCTGCTGGTAAATGCCCACACCGGCGCCGAAGTCGCGCAGGCCGTGCACTACTACCCGCGCTGGCAGCGCGGCGCCTACTGCAACGCCACCAAGAACCGCTTCCGCCAGCACCCGCTCGACTACATCGAGGGCCTGGAAACCACCATCAAGCAGGTACTGGCCCATGTGGCCGACCCTACCGAAGTGGTGGGCCTGGCCGTGGACACTACTGGCTCGACGCCGGGCCCCGTGAACGCCGACGGCGTGGCCCTGGGCCTGCTGCCCGAGTTTGCCGAGAACCCCAACGCGCTGTTTGTGCTTTGGAAAGACCACACCGCCCTGGCCGAAGCCGCTGAAATCAACCACAAAGCCCGCACCTGGGGCGGCGAGGACTACACCAAGTTCGAAGGCGGCATCTACTCCTCGGAGTGGTTCTGGGCGAAAATTATGCACATCGTGCGCGAAGACGACGCCGTGGCCCAGGCCGCGCACTCTTGGATGGAGCACTGCGACTGGGTAACGCTGCTGCTGACCGGCGGCGAGCTGGCCAGCTTCAAGCGCAGCCGCTGCGCCGCGGGCCACAAGGCCATGTGGCACGCGAGCTGGGGCGGCCTGCCCCCGCAGCAGTTCCTCGATTTCCTGGAGCCGAAGCTGGCCGGACTGCACAATCGATTATTCACGGAAACGTACACCGCCGACGAAGTAGCCGGCCACCTTTCCGAAGAGTGGGCCGCTCGTTTGGGGCTGACCACCAACACCGTAGTAGCCGTAGGCTCGTTCGATGCCCACGCCGGAGCCGTGGCGGGCGAGATAGAGTCCTACTCCATGGTAAAGGTGATGGGCACCAGCACCTGCGACATTGTGGTGGCCCCCACCGCCGAAGTGGGCGACCACCTCGTGCAGGGCATCTGCGGGCAGGTCGACGGCTCGGTCATCCCCGGCATGCTGGGCCTGGAAGCCGGCCAATCGGCCTTTGGCGACCTGCTGGCCTGGTTCCGCAACATGCTGGAGTGGCCGCTGCAGGCCGGCCTCACGGAATCGAAGGTGCTCAGCGCCGACCAGCTGGGGGCCCTGCGCCAGGAGCTGAGCGACAACCTGCTGCGCCGCCTCACCCAAGCCGCGGCCGAAGTGGACCCCGCCGAGAGCAGCGTGCTGGCCCTGGACTGGGTGAACGGCCGTCGTACCCCCGACGCTAACCAAGCTTTGAAGGGGGCCCTGACGAACCTGACGATGGGCACCTCGGCGCCCCAGATTTTTAGGGCCCTGGTGGAAGCCATTTGCTACGGCTCGAAGCAGATTGTGGAGCGGTTTGAGCAGGAAGGCATTCCAATCAAGCAAGTCATCGGCATCGGTGGCGTGGCCAAGAAGTCGGCCTTCGTGATGCAGACGCTGGCCGACGTGCTCGACCGGCCCATCAAAATTGCCGTCTCGGAGCAGGCGCCGGCGTTGGGCGCGGCCATGTACGCGGCCGTGGCCGCCGGTATTTACCCCGACGTGCTGGCCGCCCAAAAGGCGCTGGGCAGCGGCTTTGCCGAAACCTACGCCCCCAACCCCGCCCGCGTGGCCGACTACGCCGCCCGCTACGCCCAGTACCAGGCCCTGGGCCATTTCGTGGAAAGCACCACGGCCGGCCCCGCCGCGCCCGTGGCGGAAACCGAAACCCAAGCCGTGACCACCGCATGAGCCAGTACCAAGCCCTGAAGCAGACCTGCTACGACGCCAACATGCAGCTGCCGGCCCTCGGGCTGGTGCTCTTCACTTTTGGCAACGCCAGCGTGGTGGACCGCGAAAACCGCGTGTTCGCCATCAAGCCCAGCGGCGTGCCCTACGTCGCGCTCCGGCCCGAGGACATCGTGATTGTGGACTTCGACAACCGCATTGTGGAAGGCACCAAGCGGCCGTCGTCGGACACCAAAACCCACGCCGTGCTCTACAAACACTGGGCGCACATTGGGGGCATCGTGCACACGCACAGCACCTACGCCACCGCGTGGGCCCAGGCGCAGCTCGACATTCCGGTGCTGGGCACCACCCACGCCGACCACCTCACGGCCGACGTGCCCTGCGCCCCGCCCATGGCCGACGACATGATTGCCGGCGACTACGAGCACGAAACCGGCTGGCAAATCATGAATGAGTTCACCCGCCGCGGCCTTGCGCCCGACGAGGTGGAAATGGTGCTGCTCGCCAACCACGCGCCCTTTACCTGGGGCCCCACCGTGGAGAAAGCCGTGTACAACAGCGCGGTGCTGGAGGAAGTGGCCCGCATGGCCTACCTCAGCAGCACCCTGCGCCCCGGCGTACCGCGGCTCAAAGACGCGCTGATTAAGAAGCACTACGAGCGCAAGCACGGCGCGAATTCTTACTACGGGCAGTCCTAACTTTTCCTTATTGAACGTCATGCTGAGCGCAGCCGAAGCATCTCTACTGCGGCAGTAATTCTGATTAGTTGAGCAGTAGAGATGCTTCGGCTGCGCTCAGCATGACCGCCTAGTTTTTTAGTACTCATGGTTGACATTTCGCACTACGAAGCCTGGTTCATCACCGGGAGCCAGCACCTCTACGGGCCCGAAACCCTGGAGCAAGTCGCCCAGCACTCGCAGCAAATTGCCGCGGAGTTTGGCACCCAGCTGCCCATCAAAATCGTGTACAAGCCCGTGCTGACGGGCCCCGCCGAGATTTACAAGCTGATGCAGGAGGCCAACACCACGGAGAACTGCGTGGGCCTCATTGCCTGGATGCACACCTTCTCGCCGGCCAAAATGTGGATCAACGGCCTGAAAATATTGCAGAAGCCGCTGGCGCACCTGCACACGCAGTTCAACCGCGACATTCCGTGGGCCGACATCGATATGGACTTCATGAACACCAACCAATCGGCGCACGGCGACCGGGAGTTTGGCTTCATCGGCACCCGCATGCGCCTGAACCGCAAGGTGATTGTGGGCCACTGGCAGAGCGCCGACGTGCACGAGCGCCTCAGCATCTGGAGCCGCGTGGCCTGCGCCTGGGCCGACTGGCAGGGGGCCCACTTCGTGCGCTTCGGCGACAACATGCGCTACGTGGCCGTGACGGAAGGCGACAAAGTGGAGGCCGAAATCAAGTTCGGCTACGAGGTGAACACCTACGGCATCGGCGATTTGGTGGCGGTGGTAGACGCCGTGACCGAGGCGCAGGTGGACGAGCTAGTGGCGACCTACGAAACGGAGTACGAGCTGGCCGACGGCCTGAAGCCCGGGGGGCCCCAGCGCGCGAGCCTGCGCGACGCCGCCCGCATCGAGGCCGGGATGCGCCAGTTCTTGGAAGCGCGCAACGCCAAGGGCTTCACCGACACGTTTGAGGACCTGCACGGCATGAAGCAGCTGCCCGGCATCGCCACGCAGCGCCTGATGGCCGACGGCTACGGCTTCGGCGGCGAGGGCGATTGGAAAACCTCGGCCCTGGTGCGCGCCATGAAGGTGATGGGCGCCGGCCTGCCCGGCGGCAACTCGTTTATGGAGGACTACACCTACCACTTCGCGCCCGAAAACAACCTGGTGCTGGGCTCGCACATGCTCGAAATCTGCCCCAGCATCGCCGAGGGCCAGGTGCGCGCCGAGGTGCACCCGCTGGGCATTGGCGGCAAGGAAGACCCCGTGCGCCTGGTGTTCAACTGCCCCGCCGGCCCGGCCCTCAACGCCACGATCATCGACCTGGGCAACCGCTTCCGCATGATTGTGAACACCGTGGAGGCCGTGGCGCCCGCGCACGACCTGCCCCACCTGCCCGTGGCCCGCGTGCTCTGGAAGGTGCACCCCGACATGAAAACCGGCCTCGCCGCCTGGATACTAGCCGGCGGCGCCCACCACACCGGCTTCAGCCAAAACCTGACCGCGGAGTACCTGGAAGATTTTGCCGAGATGGCCGGCATCGAGTTTTTGATTATCGACGAGGACACCAAGCTGCGCACGTTTAAAAATGAGCTGCGCTACAACGAAGTGGCCTTCCGGGGCTAACTGCGGACGCTAGACGAGAATGACAGCCTTTTTTCTCACATCTGAACCCTGACATTCCTCCCTACCATGCGTATTCCCACCGCTAAAACCGCCGTACTTGCCCCTTCCCTGGCCCTGCTCGGGGCCCTCACCGGGAGCCCCGCCGGGGCCCAAACCGCCGCGCCCGTGGCCCTCACCGTGCAGGTGAACAAGCCCGGCGCAGCCGTCAACAAGAACATGTACGGCCTGTTTTTCGAGGACATCAACTTCGCCGCCGACGGGGGCCTCTACCCCGAGCTGGTGAAGAACAAGTCGTTCGAAATTGACGCCCCGCTCATCGGCTGGCGGGCCAATACAGGGCGCGGCCAACCTCGACGCCTACGCCGTGCGCAACGAGCAGGGCGTGAGCGCCGCCAACCCGCACTACGTGCGCCTGACCACCCGCGCCGGGGCCCCCGGCGAGGCCGGCATCGAGAACGAAGGCTTCCGCGGCATGGGCGTGAAGGCGGGCGGCGAGTACACGCTTTCCTTCTACGCCCGGCGGGGCCCCGGCAGCATCACGGGCCTCACGGCGGTGATTGTGGGCGAGAAAAACCAGCCGCTGGCCACCGCGCCCGTCACGGGCTTCACCGGCCAGTGGCAGCGCTACACGGTGGTGCTGAAGCCCAGCGCCACCCTCAACAAAGCGCATCTGAAGCTGGTGCTGAACGGCACCGGCACCGTGGACCTCGATGTGGCCTCGCTCTACCCGAAAGACACTTGGATGAAGCGCGAAAACGGCCTGCGCCCCGACCTCGTGCAGCTGCTCAAGGACATGAAGCCCGGCTTCCTACGCTTCCCCGGCGGCTGCATTGTGGAGGGACGCACCCTGTCGGAACGCTACCAGTGGAAGGAAACCATCGGCGACGTGGCCGCGCGCACGCCGCTCGTCAACCGCTGGAACATGGAGTTCAAGCACCGCTCGACGCCCGACTACTACCAGTCGTTCGGGCTGGGCTTCTACGAGTATTTCCAGCTGTCGGAAGACATTGGGGCCGAGCCGCTGCCGATTCTGAACGTGGGCATGGCCTGCCAGTTCAACTCGGGCGAACTGGCCCCGATGGGCACCGCCAGCACCAAGGGCGGCCCCAACGCCGAGGGTACCGGGGCCCCAGCGGCCGGCACTGGCGACCCGTCGCTGGACGTGTTTATTCAGGACGCGCTGGACCTGGTGGAATTTGCCAACGGCCCGGCCAGCAGCCCCTGGGGCGCCAAGCGCGCGGCCATGGGCCACCCCACGCCCTTCAACCTGAAGATGCTCGGCATCGGCAACGAGCAGTGGGGCCCCCAGTACCTGGAGCGCTACGAGCCGTTTGCCAAAGCCTTGAAGGCCAAGTACCCCAACATGAAAATCGTGAGCAGCGCGGGCCCCGCACCCGACGGCGAGCTGTTCGACAAGGCCAGCAAGCGCCTGGGCGAGCTGAAGGCCGAGTACGTAGACGAGCACTACTACGCCAAGGCCGACTGGTTCCGCCAGAACGTGGGCCGCTACGACAAGTACGCCCGCACGGGGCCCAAAATCTTCGCCGGCGAGTACGCCGCCCAGAGCGTCGCCATCGGCAGCCCCGACAACAAAAACACCTGGGATTGCGCCATTTCCGAGGCCGCCTTTATGACCGGCCTGGAGCGCAACGCCGACGTGGTGGGCATGGCCAGCTACGCCCCGCTCTTCGCCAACGTGGACGCCTGGCAGTGGACGCCGGACATGATTTGGTTCGACAACCTGAACGCATACGGCTCGCCGAGCTACTACGTGCAGAAGATGTACGCCCTCAACAAGGGCACCAACGTGCTGCCCGTAACCATGCCCGGCGGCGCCAAAAACGGCACCGATAACCTCTTCGCCAGCGCCGTGGCCGACGCCGCGGCCGGCGACGTGGTGGTGAAGCTGGTGAACTACTCGACCAGCCCACGCGCGGTGAAAATCAACCTGGCCGGCGCCAAGGGCTTGGGCAAAACCGGCCGCGCCCAAACCATGGCCAGCGCCGACCTGCAAACCCAGAACAGCCTCAAAGAGCCCAAAAAGCTCGCCCCGCAGGAATCGACCTTCGCCGTGAGCGGAACCACGCTCAGCTATACGCTGGCCCCCAACTCCTTCACGGTGCTGCGGGTGGCGGGCAAGAAATAGGGCCCCGGCTGGTAATGGCTGATTGGAAAAAGCCCGTCATTCTGAGCGCAGCCGAAGCATCTCTCCCGCAGCAGTAATCAATGGTTAGTCAGCGGTAGAGATGCTTCGGCTGCGCTCAGCATGACGGGCTAATGGTATAATGCTTTAATGACGTGATACTTGACGCGCTGATACAACGCCTCACCAATCCCTAAATAGCTTCGTCACCTTCCTTTCCTACCCGAAAAATTCCCATGGAGAAGCCCGTTTCTACTCCGCTGCGCTGGAGCGGCCTGCTGGTTGGGTTGCTGCTCGGCGTGTCTTCTTGCAAAAAGGAGGAAACCGCCGCTACGCCCGCGCTGCCCACGCCCACGGTGCCCACCCCCACGCCAGCCGCGTTCGACATCAACAACATCACCGACACCTACGCCAACGTGGCGGCGCTGGGATCGTCGGCGCAGTGGGGGCCCTACAACGTGCACGACCCGGCCGTCATCAAGGACGACGACGGCTACTACTATATGTACAGCACCGACGTGGGCTACGGCATTTCGGACGCCGCGCTGACGCCCGGCTTGCAGATACGCCGCTCGAAGGACCTGGTGCAGTGGGAGTTCGTGGGCTGGGCGCTCAAGGGCCTCCCGCCGCTGGGCGTGGCCTACATCACGCAGCGCGGCGGCGTGCCCAACAAACTGCTGTGGGCCCCTACGTGCTGAAGGTGGGCAGCGAATACCGCCTGTACTACTCGCTGGCGTCCAACGTGTTCAAGCTGAGCACCATCGGCCTGGCCACGGCCAGCTCGCCCACGGGGCCCTGGACGGAGAAGGGCCTGGTGGTGACCACCGACAACTCGTCAGCCGGCATCACCAACGGCATCGACCCCACGGTGATTATCGACCAGCAAGGGCAGCACCGCCTGTACTACGGCTCGGCTTTCGACGGCATCCACGTGGTGAAACTCGACGCCGCCACCGGCCTGAACGCCGTGACCGGCGACCGGGGCCCCCGCATTGCCCAGCGCGGCTTCACCGGCACGGCCATCAACGGCAACATCGAGGGCCCCGAAATTATCTACAACAAGGAACAGGGCAAGTATTACTTGTTTATTTCCTACGATTGGCTCCAGACCAAGTACAACGTGCGCGTGGGCCGGTCCGATTCGCCCACCGGTCCTTTCCTTGATTTCCGGGGCCGCGACCTCAACCTGGCGGAGGACCACGGGCCGATGATTCTGGCGCCTTACCAGTTTGAGGGCCACAGCGGCTGGCAGGGCACGGGCCACTGCGGCGTGTTCAGCGACGGCAACGGGCGGTACTACATGGCCCACCAGGGCCGGCCGGGCATCGACTCGTACTACATGGACCTGCACGTGCGCAAGATTTTCTGGACGCCTTTGGGCTGGCCGGTTGTCTCGCCCGAGCGCTACGCCGGCGAAGACAACAGCGCCGTGGCCCCGGCCGACTTAGCAGGCACTTGGGAGCAAATCACGCTCAACTACATCGTCATTCCCGGCTACGGCAACGAGCAGCTCACGCCCAACTTCCAGTACAGCACCGCCCTCACGCTGGCCGCCGACGGCACGTTTGGCGGCGCCAGCACCGGCACCTGGACCTACACCGCGCCCTGGCTCACGCTGCGCTTCGGCAACGGCACCAGCGCCCCGGTGTACGTGCAAAAGGGCCGCGACTGGGAGAACAAGAAAGCCAGCATCATTTTCACCGGCCTCGACAACAACGGCACGGCCATTTGGGGCAAGAAGAAATAGGGCCCCGCACGAGCCTGCATACTTTCACGGCGGCGGGCCGCTGCGCTACGGCGCGGCCCGCCGCCTTTTTTTTAGCGAATGAACCGACTGCGTAACCTCTTGCTCGGCGGCGTTTGGGCCCTGGGCAGCGCTGCCCCCGCGCTGGCCCAAAAGGCAGCCCCCAAAGCCGACTTCCACCAGTGGGCCCCCACGCCGCCCATGGGCTGGAACAGTTGGGACTGCTACGGCCCCACCGTGACGGAGGCCGAAACCAAGGCCAACGCCGACTACATGGCCAAGTACCTGAAAAGCAGCGGCTAGGAGTACGTGGTGGTGGACATCCGGTGGTACGTGGGCAACGACACGGCCCACGGCTACAACGAGAAAGACCCGGACTGGAACATTGACGCCTACGGCCGCTTCGTGCCCGCGCCCAATCGGTTTCCGTCCGCGGCGGGCGGCAAAGGCTTCAAGCCGCTGGCCGATTACCTGCACGCCAGGGGCCTGAAATTCGGCATTCACCTCATGCGCGGCGTGCCCGTTATTGCGGTGCAGCGCAAGCTGCCCATCAAGGGCACCAAGCTGACGGCGGCCGACATCTACAGCACCGACGGCCAGGCTGCCTGGCTGCACGACGTGTACACAGTGGTGCCCACCCGGCCCGGGGCCCAGGAATACTACAACTCGCTGTTTGAGCTGTACGCCGCCTGGGGCGTGGATTTCGTGAAAATCGACGACTTCTCGGAGCCCTACCACACGGGCGAAATCGAGCTGATTCGCAAGGCCATCGACCGCACGGGCCGCCGAA
This genomic stretch from Hymenobacter sp. PAMC 26628 harbors:
- a CDS encoding L-ribulose-5-phosphate 4-epimerase, which translates into the protein MSQYQALKQTCYDANMQLPALGLVLFTFGNASVVDRENRVFAIKPSGVPYVALRPEDIVIVDFDNRIVEGTKRPSSDTKTHAVLYKHWAHIGGIVHTHSTYATAWAQAQLDIPVLGTTHADHLTADVPCAPPMADDMIAGDYEHETGWQIMNEFTRRGLAPDEVEMVLLANHAPFTWGPTVEKAVYNSAVLEEVARMAYLSSTLRPGVPRLKDALIKKHYERKHGANSYYGQS
- a CDS encoding alpha-L-arabinofuranosidase C-terminal domain-containing protein, translated to MTPRSSAGGPIQGAANLDAYAVRNEQGVSAANPHYVRLTTRAGAPGEAGIENEGFRGMGVKAGGEYTLSFYARRGPGSITGLTAVIVGEKNQPLATAPVTGFTGQWQRYTVVLKPSATLNKAHLKLVLNGTGTVDLDVASLYPKDTWMKRENGLRPDLVQLLKDMKPGFLRFPGGCIVEGRTLSERYQWKETIGDVAARTPLVNRWNMEFKHRSTPDYYQSFGLGFYEYFQLSEDIGAEPLPILNVGMACQFNSGELAPMGTASTKGGPNAEGTGAPAAGTGDPSLDVFIQDALDLVEFANGPASSPWGAKRAAMGHPTPFNLKMLGIGNEQWGPQYLERYEPFAKALKAKYPNMKIVSSAGPAPDGELFDKASKRLGELKAEYVDEHYYAKADWFRQNVGRYDKYARTGPKIFAGEYAAQSVAIGSPDNKNTWDCAISEAAFMTGLERNADVVGMASYAPLFANVDAWQWTPDMIWFDNLNAYGSPSYYVQKMYALNKGTNVLPVTMPGGAKNGTDNLFASAVADAAAGDVVVKLVNYSTSPRAVKINLAGAKGLGKTGRAQTMASADLQTQNSLKEPKKLAPQESTFAVSGTTLSYTLAPNSFTVLRVAGKK
- a CDS encoding lipocalin-like domain-containing protein, giving the protein MDLHVRKIFWTPLGWPVVSPERYAGEDNSAVAPADLAGTWEQITLNYIVIPGYGNEQLTPNFQYSTALTLAADGTFGGASTGTWTYTAPWLTLRFGNGTSAPVYVQKGRDWENKKASIIFTGLDNNGTAIWGKKK
- a CDS encoding aldose epimerase family protein; this encodes MPTSASFGKTTDGTEARLFTLTNAHGMTVTISSYGGTITRIQVPDKNGKTGDVVLGFDEVGGYQSPAFVKSNPYFGALIGRYGNRIKGGKFTLGGKTYSLATNNGPNSLHGGKSGFNQKIWTATPARSTDGQSLTLKYLSKDGEEGYPGALDVTVVYTLTDDNGLRLDYTATTDKATVLNLTNHAYFNLSLGQSKDVLAHEVTLPADRYTVVDATLIPTGELRPVKGTPFDFTAPHAIGERIAQVPGGYDHNWVLNKTTGQHSAATVYDPASGRTLEVSTDQPGVQFYTGNFLDGTLTGHNGTVYGKHAGFCLETQHFPDSPNQPKFPTTELKPGETYHTTTTYTFGVRK
- a CDS encoding RagB/SusD family nutrient uptake outer membrane protein, which produces MKYADTNDDGVIDSKDRVYTGTPYPKLQYGLNLNDRTRTTPENFTSGINLRVIRYADVLLQAEALNELGQTATAVPLVNQVRQRMGLAPISAANYNQTSLRLYMRTERGRELAGEGQRWFDINRWGLLDNQAGLNDLITRDSDFTNFRLGVSKYMPIPQNDIDIDPGVKQNPGY
- a CDS encoding ribulokinase → MPEQTASPAYVIGLDYGTDSVRALLVNAHTGAEVAQAVHYYPRWQRGAYCNATKNRFRQHPLDYIEGLETTIKQVLAHVADPTEVVGLAVDTTGSTPGPVNADGVALGLLPEFAENPNALFVLWKDHTALAEAAEINHKARTWGGEDYTKFEGGIYSSEWFWAKIMHIVREDDAVAQAAHSWMEHCDWVTLLLTGGELASFKRSRCAAGHKAMWHASWGGLPPQQFLDFLEPKLAGLHNRLFTETYTADEVAGHLSEEWAARLGLTTNTVVAVGSFDAHAGAVAGEIESYSMVKVMGTSTCDIVVAPTAEVGDHLVQGICGQVDGSVIPGMLGLEAGQSAFGDLLAWFRNMLEWPLQAGLTESKVLSADQLGALRQELSDNLLRRLTQAAAEVDPAESSVLALDWVNGRRTPDANQALKGALTNLTMGTSAPQIFRALVEAICYGSKQIVERFEQEGIPIKQVIGIGGVAKKSAFVMQTLADVLDRPIKIAVSEQAPALGAAMYAAVAAGIYPDVLAAQKALGSGFAETYAPNPARVADYAARYAQYQALGHFVESTTAGPAAPVAETETQAVTTA
- the araA gene encoding L-arabinose isomerase; this encodes MVDISHYEAWFITGSQHLYGPETLEQVAQHSQQIAAEFGTQLPIKIVYKPVLTGPAEIYKLMQEANTTENCVGLIAWMHTFSPAKMWINGLKILQKPLAHLHTQFNRDIPWADIDMDFMNTNQSAHGDREFGFIGTRMRLNRKVIVGHWQSADVHERLSIWSRVACAWADWQGAHFVRFGDNMRYVAVTEGDKVEAEIKFGYEVNTYGIGDLVAVVDAVTEAQVDELVATYETEYELADGLKPGGPQRASLRDAARIEAGMRQFLEARNAKGFTDTFEDLHGMKQLPGIATQRLMADGYGFGGEGDWKTSALVRAMKVMGAGLPGGNSFMEDYTYHFAPENNLVLGSHMLEICPSIAEGQVRAEVHPLGIGGKEDPVRLVFNCPAGPALNATIIDLGNRFRMIVNTVEAVAPAHDLPHLPVARVLWKVHPDMKTGLAAWILAGGAHHTGFSQNLTAEYLEDFAEMAGIEFLIIDEDTKLRTFKNELRYNEVAFRG